GCGCCGCCTGGGCGCGCCCGCCCGCTCGGGGCCCTCGGCGTCGTCCGCGTCGAGCAGCTCCTGCGTGTCCATGGCCGACACGGCGGAGTCGGCTGCCGCGCTCGCGCCTGCGCCGGCGTGGaagcggcgggcgcgcgcggaggcggtGCTTGAAGGGTGGGCCGCGCGGATGGGCTTCGCGGCggggcccgcgcgccggcgcgccgcgacGGCCGCGGGCGCGCTCCGAGCGCTGGGCCGGGGCGTGGCCGCTGCCCGCGTCCCGCTCCGCGTCACGATGGCCGCGGCGCTCTGGGCCGAGATCAcgtccgcccccgccgccgtgtTCAAGGGAGGGGAGGCCGCGCTGCTCCGGCGGCTGGAGGCCGCGGCGCACGTGCCGGCGAGGCTGGTGCTCACCGTGGCGTCGTGGATGGCGCGCGTGGCGAGccaccgggcgccgccgccgctgcccgccgagGTGCTTGAAGGGTGGGCCGCGCGGATGGGCTTCGCGGCGGGGCCCGCAGGCGCGCTCCGGGCGCTGGGCCGGGGCGTGGCCGCTGCCCGCGTCCCGCTCCGCGTCGTGATGGCCGCGGCGCTCTAGGCCGAGATCAcgtccgcccccgccgccgcgtgcaAGGGAGGGGAGGCCGCGGCGCACGTGCCAGCGAGGCTAGTGCTCACCGTGGCGTCGTGGATGGCGCGCGCGGTGAGccaccgggcgccgccgccgccgttcgccgaggccgacgacgaggagggcTGGGCCGAGTGCTCCTGACCAACCGCGCGCCGGTGAAGGAGCGAGAAGGGGAGAGGGTAGAGAGAGACAGGGtaggagagaagaaagagaagagggGTGGCCCACTAGTCAGCGCTGACATGCGGACCCCACACCGCCCCGTCAGCAAAACCGCCCAAAAAACTGCCCAGGGGTGTGTTTTGCCCGGTTTTGTATAGTTCAGGGTGTTTTTTATCCGGTTTTGTACTTCTAGGTTGTTAATCAGACAACTATGGCAAGTACGAGGTTGTAAAATGGACTTTACCCATTCATAAACTGACCTGCCATGTTTGACTGGCTCTGCAGGTTATGGCTACTCGGTTCTAAGTTTGTTGCCTTTCTGGTTTTGGTTTACATAGCTAATGGTTCGTTAGTTGGTTGCCTACATAATTTGCGTTGTTTAATATGCCCGGGTGGAGTTCAAGGCACCAGTGGTCATGGTTGGGTGCAAGGTGAACCTGCTAGACAGGCAGGAGTTTAACCTTGAACATATCGTGGTACCCATCAGGCAGAGATTGAAACCTGAATTGGCTGGATAATTATAGCCTCAAATACTTACTATTGATGATATCAGAACCTGAGCTCGATATTCTGTTTTACCCAATAGCTAGGCATTTTACAAAAAGGCTCTCTTTCTAAATTGGTGACAGTTAGGTGGTTTCAACAAGTACTAAATCAATTCGTTATCTAAAAGATGATCTCTCCACTGCTACTTCAACTTGGGGCTGCAGAAGTAAGCTATTCTTCCATCTTTATTCTGCACTTTATTGTATTACCCGTATTTAGAGCTTTTATATGCCTTGTATTGAGTGAGCCTGAGATCGTAACCATTTTCCAGCTTAGAAATTGTTCAAATTATGTATACATGGTATGCTTCTCTGTACTTTAACCTAAAATAGGCCATAGAGATCAGCCATGACCTGTATGGTAGAGCTCTTGGATTTGTGTATAGGAAAAAAATGTTCTTGCAGTGTCTTTTATCTTTCGATTTTAAAGCTTTAACTCATGCAGTATCTGAATTGGTAGTATCATAGCCACCTTTATGAATTAGAGAAGGAGAATTTGCCCTTGCAGCTTGCCCTTTGATTTGATGCAGTAACTGTACCGTGAAATTTATTGTTTTGTCCTTGCATTGGAAGAATATAGTAATGatatttgtcttttattttatttggatTTCTAGGATTTTAGTAGTACATATTTTGCAACAATAGCTTCTTTTGTTCTTTGCAGACCATAGATGTTTCACAATGATCTATCAGTGAAAAGATTTGTGGCCTTCGGTATTGCTAATTAAGGACGGTATGTCTGAGAAACAAGTAAAAATAACAAGGCTCAGAAGCatgattatcctttatttagCTTATTTCTCTGCTAAAAATGTTCACTTGCATTTACTAAGTTCTTGGCGATCAGCAATAACCATGAAGAAAAACCAGACCACCTTATTGACAAGCTGATCAGCAGCCACAGGTATTATTGTTAACaatagatacatatttataaattGTATTCTGAATGGATTTATTACATAACATGCAGCCTTTTATTTTCTGTAAAGAATCTGTTTCACTGTTTCATGCCTGGACATAGTTTACTGTTGATGCTTATGCATTACTTTCTTCAGCAGTGCTTTTCTAAATAACATCTAAAGTCTACAGGAAAGTACTTGTGCTTTCTTTGAGCATCTAAAAATGTGCATTCCAAATAGCCTCAAGAAGTGAAAGTGTTCCTCATGTCagttttctaggatttaatagAATCTAGCAGAAATATCATATTGTTTGTGCCATGTTGCATCTTTCTACTACCTGCAATGTGTTAAAAAAAGTTAAAACACCGTGCATTTATCAGTAAATTATTGGTTCAGGAAAGGataagatacatttattgggtTCTGGGTATAATGTTTCTTTAACCATGATTACTTGCAAGTTAAATTTGATCACTTATAAAATGAATCTCGACTCCAAGATCATGATGTTCTTGCTGCTATTGTTCCATGATGTGTGTTAACTTAATACGATAATTATTAGTCCATTGTCTCCCATTGTCTCGGCTTGATGGTCTGATTTGTACATTGGGTCTTGAGGCATGGAAGGGACTATCAGACCATCAAGCCGACTCAGAACAGCTTGAACAGCTTGGCTTTGCTTGTAGGTCAGATTTGGATATCACTTCTGAATTTAGATTTTATCACTTCACTTCTGAATTTGTATTTCTCTTTCAGTTAAGTACAGTACGGGCAGAAACACATTTGATCTTAAATCGCTGATGGAAACCATTTCTACTCCAAATCAATTGGACACTACGCATTGGTGATGGAAGCCTCTAGGTAAATTCTATTGCCATAATTAAATATGGTTTGCTCTCTGCTACAATTTGATGGATGATGGCTTGATTCTGATGTATGCCTTGGAATTGATGCATGATGGCTTCATTCTAATGTGATGCCCGATTGAATCGTAGCAAACATCATTGCCCAGCACCAGTTGCTTCGCTGTTCTGTGGTGGCTTGAAGGATGTTTGCCGGTTATCTCTGCCCGAGGGCCCTGCACTAACATTGCTAATCATGCCGCGATGTCAACTCCACCTAACACAAGGTTGGTGATCTGCTAATCATGCACAGTTGCACTCCAACCATCGTTAATTTATTGTAGTGATTACCATTCTGATTTTCTCTGCTCACTGTTATTTCAAGATATGCATATTCTTCCTTCCGGTTTTCAAGGGAAAGACATTTTGTTACTAAAATTAAGATTCTAAATGTCTGGGTGCATCCAATGGGTGTGTTGCCATGATCTTTTAGTAGAATCTGACATAGTTGCCTTTTACCGAGCCTTGGAGTATCTATACAGCATGATATCACAAGTTCATCTAGCGCCATCTGTTCTGGAGCCATCTGGCCTATCTTCCACTTATGTTGGGATCCCTGTGATTTCTTGTTCAGATGTTGCTCATCTAGGGCTGCATCGGCCACAATGCCTGAGAAGCACCTCTAGGATATGATTGCATCAGCCACAAGGTACCATTCTCCTGTTAATGTTACTGTGTGAACGTGTCCCAATGGGCTGAATTGAATGTTAGTTTCATTCTTTAATTGCATGGTTTTTGTTCTAAAAGGAATGCAGTTAAGAATAAGCAAATTTGAGCTATCTGTGATTCAGATTGAGATTTATGTCTTTGAACCTACCTTTTGGAATAGAATGTGTGAAAGTTTGTTTAAGAGAATTGTTGATATTCATACTTCCCTGTCTCCTTTTTGTTAGTAGTACAAATTAGTCCAACTGCTCTCGGATAATTActtgaaaaaatatttcattaaTTGTATGTGACATTAATGGGATTTTTTTAGCTATTTATAGTGATTCCTGACATTGCAAGTCACTCCGATGTTGATTTGTAGAGAACAGCTTAACGTGAAGGTCCATCCTAGGAAATCAATTTTACATTAGCTTTCTGATTCGTAGACCGCCTTGGTTTTCTTTGATTTGCAGTGTTGACACAAAATCGCCTAATTGAGGACACTGACCATGAGGGGCTCACGGCTGAGGTATTTGGTTGGAGCAGACCAATATCGTCTTGGAACAAATGGCCTGTCTAGCATTGTACCCAAATCATAAAATCTGGaaagtatttttttcttctgaaacaatttttttattcCCGAACAATTTTTTGTATTGCTggaacaattaaaaaattatttcgaaacaattttttttgttctagAACAAATTTGACTGAATGTGTGGGCTGGTTTGTTGGGCCAGTTTAGGCCCAAATCATAAAATCTGGAAACTAATAAATATACTAAATTTTTAGTAGGTGTTTGATACAATTCAGTTATTTTTATAtaattgttttttaaaaaaCGTGCCCAAATCATAAAATCTGGAaactaataaatatattaaatttTTAGTAGATACAATTCAGTTATTTTTAGATTGTTCTTTAAAACACGTGCCTGCAGCACCTACTAGTCATCTGTAAAGGAGGAACAAATTAACTAACGCTAGCTACACTACACATGCTTATCTGCTTCCTCTTGCAAGCATTTATACACACATATTGTATGTAGGCCAACATACCCCTCCGATCCATAGTTTTTTTAAATCGTCAGTAATTTGGAGGCCAACACAACACTGCACGATTGGAGGGAGATTCTGAATTAATGTCAACTGAAATTAAAATGTACACGCATATGTAAAGATCGACTTGACTGCTGGGGCCAAGCCTGCGGCCTGGGAGTCAAGTCACAGCAGATCCATATGCAGCACATACGTACATTTGGCGTTGCTTGATTGCTTCCACTTGGCATGCATGAGGATCGGAGGAGGATCCAAGAAAATACCACTGCGCGCAGTGCGCAGAGATGCGAATGCGATGCCATGCCATGCGAGGTTTGTTGTAGCTGCTTCTACTGTTGGACACCGTTTTTTTTGACACGTATCAAGGAAAGCGATTTTAATAAAAATAAGGTGGCCGATTTGAAAAAAACCAAAAGATgaacatggttggaattggccGATAGAGCCTGTTCGATGGACCAGAGgaatatgctttgaagatgctgattcgcccgctctggtgctcggccgatggagagttgccgatgaagtcatggaaggagaagaggacccGGACTCTATGAAAATTTTgacgattcggttgtaatatctTAGTATAGTTTGAAATTAGGAAGTCTTTTCTTTATAGTCAAATAATTTTTGCCGTAATTGGCTAGAACTCGATAGCgttaggctatatatatatatatcagttgtaagagaccgaaaaaacttgatacacatccaatacaacaataATTTACAATTCCTTTTGCACTTTTTCCGgcgattttgccttttcttttctcttttcgacgagttctttcgaattgatcaaggacgtctcacattcgagtgatttgatttgctggtgagtttttcattttaccgagtatatttgagctttagctaccgggcgtatcgctgtggcttcgttcagatctattcaaaagttattgagtttatctaggctttgatctcgaGCATATCGCtattttctcgtctagatttattcacaaattatcgatatcggctagatttgtaggtttttctgTATTTTTTTGGCTATTATCACATCTATTCGCTagaaacatattagatcggctttaggttttggattAACATCTTGTTATCTCAAAAgctggtttagatctgtttcgagCATCACattatctgagttacacattcgtagcttagatcctGTTATATACGCACAATCGGCCACTTTAAGCTGATtctgctgttcttcgcatcgGCTGATTCCGCCGACGCGCTTATTTATTACACGCACGCATTTAATACCATTTTGTCGTTACCGGTATCGGCATAGCCTGCCGATACgcctgtgtgagagatattcggaattacagccgatacgctctcgagtttgactttgttttatcccttgccaattacaggtcaaattgactggcacgtttggttgactttccggagcttggtgaacacttgccttcggattccagtgtgttgatttttgcgtcaacacatcttttggcacactCGGTGGGACTGAAAGTTTCAACATGGTGGAAGTTACTGAAAAATCTGATGTGAGTGAAGAAAATTACGTTCCTGTTCCTGAAGACAAACTCAAATAAGATCAAAGGAAGGAATATGAGGAGAGGGTGGAGAATTTTAAACGTGAATGTCTCAAGTCATACAGTGTCACCAGATCTGGTGATGTCATTAAAAAGTTTAATCTCTCATCCTTCCAGCTGTTGACAGAAGTGCAGCGTGAGAATAAGATGATAGATGCAATTAGTTAAGCTGTGGCACAGGCATTTATCAAGAGTGCAATAGTTATGGGCAGCACGGTACACAACGCGGTGGTCAAGACTTTTACTGAAGGCACGTTTCCAGGTTGCGTGGGTCCTTGTTACATGGAGCCAAGTCAGATGCAGTATACACCATTGGAAATATCTATGGCAGCAGTTTTGTCGGCTCCAAATAGCCAGGCAGGGACAAGTAACAGTCAGGCAACCCCACAGGTTACTACCGCAGCATCAACGGCTGCGGCAGGTCCTTTCTACTCAACTGCTCCGTCTATTACCACATCTGTGCAAGATGGGTCTGCGTCCGTGTTTCCAAAAAGATAGAATCCTGCCACTGGGTATGGCATGCCTCCTGATTTCTTCTctacgccacccaagatgcagtCGAATGCATCGGCTACTCAGCCGATGACTCTTCGGAATGATCCATCGGTCACCCAGCCGATGGGATCCCAACAGAATGCATCGACAGCACAGCAGTATGTACAGGGCACATGGAGTCCACAGATGGCTGCACAATCCAATGCATCGGCGCCACCGCCAATGACCCCGCAGCAGCGTCTCGCAATTATGCTCCAGCCCCAGTCTCCTACAGAAATCCTGCTTTCACAATCCCCTCACCAGAAAGGAGTCAACTAGGTTTTCCATGATCAGGCGACTGGACAACTACGATATGTCAATGTGTCGTACATGGATACTACTGGCCAACAATCGGCTAGTCCATCGGCTCCACAGCCAACGATGACTCAGCAGACACCCAATTGGGTAGCTCAACATGCACAC
This window of the Panicum virgatum strain AP13 chromosome 1K, P.virgatum_v5, whole genome shotgun sequence genome carries:
- the LOC120647204 gene encoding uncharacterized protein LOC120647204; this translates as MSALTSVPPLFSFFSPTPSLSTLSPSRSFQCRRRPLAPPAPPSPSTHSTAATANVRSLHGANFLVSRHLKRRLGAPARSGPSASSASSSSCVSMADTAESAAALAPAPAWKRRARAEAVLEGWAARMGFAAGPARRRAATAAGALRALGRGVAAARVPLRVTMAAALWAEITSAPAAVFKGGEAALLRRLEAAAHVPARLVLTVASWMARVASHRAPPPLPAEVLEGWAARMGFAAGPAGALRALGRGVAAARVPLRVVMAAAL